A single Nicotiana tabacum cultivar K326 chromosome 5, ASM71507v2, whole genome shotgun sequence DNA region contains:
- the LOC142180972 gene encoding uncharacterized protein LOC142180972 — MFFDGSACCNDAGASVVLISPERQVLPFSFVLGETCSNNAAEYQALIIDLEMALEIKILQLDIYDNSKLIINQLLGSYEEKKEDLSPYHQYASGLLKKLDQVFLNHVPREENRKVDALDNLATTMALGENESTKVYVCHQWVISRLLDLQINKIHHTSIRVIEEEDWRQPLIEYLEHGKLPEDPSQRTYIKQRAPRFIFYKGILFCRSFEGLFLRCLDKEEAHQAMEEAHSGSCGAHQSSSKLHFHIKRMGYYWATMVKDCMHHSKRCQACQFHAIYIHQYPEPLHPTVASWPFDAW; from the coding sequence atgttctttgatggatctGCATGTTGTAATGATGCGGGGGCAAGTGTTGTATTGATCTCTCCAGAAAGACAAGTATTGCCATTCTCCTTTGTTTTAGGTGAAACATGCTCCAACAATGCCGCAGAGTACCAAGCTTTGATCATCGATCTCGAAATGGCATTAGAAATAAAGATTCTACAGTTGGATATCTACGACAACTCTAAGCTGATCATCAACCAACTTTTGGGGAGTTACGAGGAAAAGAAGGAAGATCTATCGCCATACCATCAATATGCTTCTGGTTTACTTAAAAAATTAGACCAAGTGTTCTTAAACCACGTCCCAAGAGAAGAAAATCGCAAGGTTGATGCTTTGGATAACTTGGCTACGACGATGGCACTTGGAGAGAATGAGTCGACAAAGGTATACGTGTGTCATCAATGGGTTATTTCTAGACTTCTAGATCTTCAAATCAACAAAATCCATCACACGTCTATTCGAGTGATTGAAGAAGAAGATTGGAGGCAACCACTGATAGAGTACCTTGAACATGGAAAGTTACCTGAAGATCCATCACAAAGAACATACATCAAACAAAGAGCACCACGATTCATCTTCTATAAGGGGATATTGTTTTGCCGCTCTTTTGAAGGACTATTCTTGCGATGTCTTGACAAAGAAGAAGCCCACCAAGCGATGGAGGAAGCACATTCTGGCTCATGTGGAGCACACCAATCTAGTTCCAAGCTCCATTTTCACATCAAGAGGATGGGCTACTACTGGGCGACAATGGTGAAGGATTGCATGCATCATTCCAAAAGATGTCAAGCGTGTCAATTTCATGCCATCTACATCCACCAATATCCAGAGCCTCTTCACCCAACTGTAGCTTCATGGCCTTTTGATGCATGGTGA